From the genome of Aeromonas hydrophila subsp. hydrophila ATCC 7966:
TCCGCCAGCCGGGCGTGTCGGCGGCGGCAGGATGGAGCCGACGCACCTCGTCGGCGATGAAGCTGCCCCCCTTGAGCACCGCGATGGCGAGGATCTGCTGCGGTGCCCGCTTGCCGGCGATGAGCCCGGCCAGGGTGCCGCCGCTGGCGCAGGGCAGCACCCAGAGATCCGGCGAGAAGGGCACTTCATCGACCAGCTCGGCCACCCCGGGAATGGCCAGCGGGCTGCTGCCCCCTTCCGGCACTATCAGGGTCTCTTCATTTTCGAATTGGGCCAGCCAGGCGGGATCCTGCCGCCGCCGGTAGCTTTGACGGTCGACAAAAACGAGATCCATGCCCCAGCCTTTTGCAGCGCTCAGAGTGCAGTTGCTGACGGCTTGCGGCTCCCCGCGTATGATGCCGGTAGTGCGCAGGCCAGATTGGCACCCCGCCGCCGCCAGGGCATGGATGTGATTGGAGTAGGCGCCGCCAAACGAGAGCAGATGGCGTTTGCCCTGCTCCCTGGCATGCAACAGGTGGTACTTGAGCTTGCGCCACTTGTTGCCCGAGATGGCGGGGTGGATCAGATCGTCCCGTTTGCACCAGAGCTGGACTCCATAGGCGATCAACAGCGGGTGCGAGACAGCTTGCAGCGGCGAGGGCACCAAGGCGGGCGGCAGGGGCGGCAGCGCCATCGGGGACGAGTGGGGTGACAATGAGTAATCGGTCATTTATCTGGAGGCTAATGCTCTGTTTATGCTAAGGTTTAATCCGTTTTGGGCAGCCAGGTGCGGGTTTCAATGAAACAACTTTTCAGACGTTCGACCCCCAGCCGTCAGGTAGGACTCCTGCTGGCCAGCGATCGGATCATGCTGGCTTCGCTCGGCAACCCGCCCATCTTCGCCACCCGCGCCATCAATGGTCCGCAAGAGTGGCCCCAGGCCATGGCCGAGCTGTTCAGCCGCCACGGCCTCGCCAAGTCTAAGGTGCGAGTCGCCCTCGCGGCCAGCCTTTATCAACAGGTCCAGATCGACAAGCCCGCCGTCCCCGATGCCGAAATGGCGGGTGCCCTGCCCTGGGCGATCAAGGATTACGTCAGTGAATCCGTGCTGCAGCTCGCCATGGATTATGTGGATCTGCCCACCCCGCCGGCGGGCCGGCCGCGCATCAATGTGATCTGCGTGCCCAAGGCGCGGGTGCAGCAGCTGGCGGATGCGGTCAACGGCATCGCCAGCCTGGACGCCATCGTCAGCGACGAGCTGGCGATGACCGCGCTGTACGAGCCGGATCAGACGGTGCGCATGCTGCTGTGGCAGCCGAAGGGGCAGGATCTGCAGCTGCTGGTGTTCCATCAGGGGGGGCTCTGCTTCTCCCGCCAGTTGCGCGGTTTCGGCGCCCTCACCGGCGAGCATGAGCCTGACGCCATGCTGCTCGATTCGCTGGCGCTGGAGATCCAGCGCTCCCTCGACTATCTGGTGGGCCAGCTCAAGCTGCCGGAACTCGGCCAGATGCAGCTCGCCATCGCCTCACCCTTCATCGGTACCCTGGTGCGCCACATGGAGCAGACCTTCGGCTTTGCCGTCTCCGCCATGGCCAACAAGGCGATCCTGTCCGGCGTGGAATATCTCTCGGCTTATGCCGCCGCCCTGGGAGGTGAGCAATGAGCGCGCTTGCCATGTCGACTGCCAAGGCCAGCAAGTCCGAATTACTGTCTGGCATCGAATATCTCTCGGCCTATGAAACTGTCCTGGGGGAGGATGCCTGATGAAACGCCAGATCAATCTCTACGGCGCCGAGTTTCGGCCCAGACGACAGTGGGCCAGCCTCAACCAGATGGCGCTGGTATGGGGCGGCAGCGTGCTGTTGCTGCTGTGCGCCGCCGGCGTCATCGCCTGGCAGCAGCACGCTGTCGAGCGCGAGCTGGTACAGGTGCGGGCGGCGCTGGAGATCAAGCGTGGCGAGGCGCAGCGGCTGGATGCCGAGCTGGCCCGTCACCAGGCCGATGGCCTGCTGCAACAGCAGCTTGCCACCAAGCAGGAGGAGCTGACCGCCAAGCAGGGCCTGATGCGGCAGCTGGGCAGCCTGGCGCTGCAAAAATCCCAGGGCTATGCCGGGCTGATGGCCGATCTCTCCCGCATCCGCGATCCGCAGCTCTCCTTGCAGCGGATCGAGATCGCCGACGGCTACGTCAACCTGTCCGGCTTCGCCGGGCGCAGCCAGGATGTGCCGGCCTGGGTCAATCGTTTCAAGCAGACTCCGTCGCTG
Proteins encoded in this window:
- a CDS encoding 1-aminocyclopropane-1-carboxylate deaminase/D-cysteine desulfhydrase, giving the protein MTDYSLSPHSSPMALPPLPPALVPSPLQAVSHPLLIAYGVQLWCKRDDLIHPAISGNKWRKLKYHLLHAREQGKRHLLSFGGAYSNHIHALAAAGCQSGLRTTGIIRGEPQAVSNCTLSAAKGWGMDLVFVDRQSYRRRQDPAWLAQFENEETLIVPEGGSSPLAIPGVAELVDEVPFSPDLWVLPCASGGTLAGLIAGKRAPQQILAIAVLKGGSFIADEVRRLHPAAADTPGWRIALDHHDGGYAKFSPALWQWVQAFSAETGLPLEPIYSGKAMWGLFRELAAGRIPRGSKIVFIHTGGMQGLAGLREQGRL
- the mshI gene encoding MSHA fimbrial biogenesis protein MshI, yielding MKQLFRRSTPSRQVGLLLASDRIMLASLGNPPIFATRAINGPQEWPQAMAELFSRHGLAKSKVRVALAASLYQQVQIDKPAVPDAEMAGALPWAIKDYVSESVLQLAMDYVDLPTPPAGRPRINVICVPKARVQQLADAVNGIASLDAIVSDELAMTALYEPDQTVRMLLWQPKGQDLQLLVFHQGGLCFSRQLRGFGALTGEHEPDAMLLDSLALEIQRSLDYLVGQLKLPELGQMQLAIASPFIGTLVRHMEQTFGFAVSAMANKAILSGVEYLSAYAAALGGEQ
- the mshI1 gene encoding MSHA fimbrial biogenesis protein MshI1, encoding MKRQINLYGAEFRPRRQWASLNQMALVWGGSVLLLLCAAGVIAWQQHAVERELVQVRAALEIKRGEAQRLDAELARHQADGLLQQQLATKQEELTAKQGLMRQLGSLALQKSQGYAGLMADLSRIRDPQLSLQRIEIADGYVNLSGFAGRSQDVPAWVNRFKQTPSLVGKQFGELTLSRDKEGRLAFQLSGIEREKP